The Pseudarthrobacter sp. NS4 genome includes a window with the following:
- the lysA gene encoding diaminopimelate decarboxylase — protein MSVQTGNSASPLAPEWLAVPADLNALQEPMWAGSVQRNDDGELTVGGTTVQSLKEQFGTPLFVMDEADFRARARAFKDSFDAAFADICGGVDVYYAGKSFLCTAVVKWVEEEGLHLDTASGGELAVAARAGIAGERVALHGNNKSDGEIKRALDMGLGRIVVDSLSELVRVGDIAQARGGQAKIMLRLTPGVHAHTHEFIATAHEDQKFGLSMAADTTDQVGLSAAEEAVAAASAHPGIELLGLHCHIGSQIFEPDGFALAAEKLLRFLAAMQEKYSIVMPELDLGGGYGIAYTPVDTPRPAAEIAQAMAAVVRSTCAELGIDAPRISIEPGRAIVGSTTFTLYEVGTLKTVRVDAPAGSGASDGDNNVTYPRRYVSVDGGMSDNARPVLYDADYSAILASRTSAAAPQLSRVVGKHCESGDIVVRDVYLPEDVAAGDLLAVPGTGAYCWALSSNYNYLARPGVVAVRDGSARLIVRGETEEDLLNRDMGA, from the coding sequence ATGTCTGTACAGACCGGAAACAGCGCGTCGCCGCTCGCGCCGGAATGGCTGGCTGTTCCCGCTGACCTGAATGCCCTGCAGGAGCCAATGTGGGCAGGCAGCGTACAGCGGAACGACGACGGTGAACTCACCGTTGGCGGAACCACCGTCCAGTCGCTGAAGGAACAGTTCGGCACACCCCTCTTCGTTATGGACGAGGCGGATTTCCGGGCCCGGGCCAGAGCCTTCAAGGATTCCTTCGACGCTGCGTTTGCTGACATCTGCGGCGGAGTGGACGTCTATTACGCCGGAAAGTCCTTCCTCTGTACCGCAGTGGTGAAGTGGGTGGAAGAGGAAGGGCTGCACCTGGACACCGCCTCCGGTGGCGAGCTGGCCGTTGCGGCCCGTGCCGGAATCGCGGGGGAGCGGGTGGCGCTGCACGGAAACAACAAGTCCGACGGCGAGATCAAGCGTGCCCTTGACATGGGCCTCGGCCGGATTGTGGTGGACAGCCTCTCCGAACTTGTCCGGGTAGGCGACATAGCCCAGGCGCGTGGCGGGCAGGCCAAGATCATGCTGCGGCTCACGCCGGGTGTCCACGCGCACACCCACGAGTTCATCGCAACCGCCCACGAGGACCAGAAGTTCGGCCTCTCCATGGCGGCTGACACCACCGACCAGGTGGGCCTGTCCGCTGCCGAGGAGGCAGTGGCTGCGGCTTCCGCCCATCCCGGCATCGAATTGCTGGGACTGCACTGCCACATCGGCTCCCAGATCTTCGAGCCGGACGGCTTTGCGCTGGCTGCGGAGAAGCTCCTGCGCTTCCTCGCGGCCATGCAGGAAAAGTACTCCATCGTTATGCCCGAACTGGATCTCGGCGGCGGCTACGGGATCGCCTACACACCGGTGGACACCCCCCGCCCCGCGGCTGAGATCGCGCAGGCGATGGCCGCCGTCGTGCGCTCCACCTGTGCCGAGCTGGGCATTGACGCGCCCCGCATCTCCATTGAACCCGGACGCGCCATTGTTGGCAGCACCACGTTCACGCTGTACGAGGTGGGCACGCTCAAAACGGTGCGCGTCGACGCCCCGGCCGGTTCCGGTGCCAGTGACGGCGATAACAACGTTACGTATCCGCGCCGCTATGTTTCAGTGGACGGCGGCATGAGCGATAACGCCCGCCCGGTGCTCTACGACGCGGATTACTCAGCGATTCTGGCGTCCCGAACGTCAGCCGCCGCCCCGCAACTGTCCCGAGTGGTGGGCAAACATTGCGAGAGCGGCGACATAGTTGTTAGAGATGTATATCTGCCCGAGGACGTGGCAGCCGGTGATCTGCTTGCTGTACCGGGAACCGGCGCCTACTGCTGGGCCCTCTCGAGCAACTACAACTATCTGGCCCGGCCGGGCGTTGTCGCGGTGCGCGACGGATCTGCCCGGCTGATTGTCCGCGGGGAAACCGAAGAAGATCTGCTAAACCGCGACATGGGAGCCTGA
- the argS gene encoding arginine--tRNA ligase — MTPEELSLAISACLKDAVAAGDIALSASAVPDEVRVERPKNRDHGDWATNIALQLAKQAGTNPREFAAVLSARLKSIDGVSAVDIAGPGFLNITVDAATAGALAKVIVEAGQQYGTNSALAGHTVNMEFVSANPTGPLHIGHTRWAALGDSIARVLRASGADVTAEYYINDAGTQMNVFANSVYSRLHGLPVPDGGYPGQYIADLGHEVMTEHPDIRELTEVAAVPVIRAAAYKAQMKDIKKTLAEFGVEFDVFFSEQELHDAGAIESAVARLREQGHVFDEGGAVWLRTTDFGDDKDRVMIRANGEPTYFAADAAYYLSKKDRGFTEKIYLLGADHHGYINRLKAIAACAGDDPEKNIEVLIGQLVSVNGAKLSKRAGNIIELKDLIDWLGKDAVRYSLARFPADSPLTLDPELLKKHSNENPVFYVQYAHARSRGAARNAVAAGVDRSAFEASLLDHATENELLSYLGSYPSIVAKAAELREPHRVARHLELIAGAYHRWYDACRIAPMGDEPVTDVNRTRLWLNDATSQVLANGLDLLGVSAPERM; from the coding sequence GTGACTCCCGAAGAACTCTCCCTCGCCATATCCGCCTGCCTGAAAGACGCCGTCGCCGCCGGTGACATCGCCCTTTCAGCATCAGCTGTGCCTGATGAGGTGCGCGTGGAGCGACCCAAGAACCGGGACCACGGCGACTGGGCCACCAACATCGCACTGCAGTTGGCCAAGCAGGCAGGCACCAACCCGCGGGAATTCGCCGCCGTCCTCAGCGCCCGGCTGAAGTCCATCGATGGGGTCTCTGCCGTCGATATCGCCGGGCCTGGGTTCCTGAACATCACTGTAGACGCCGCCACCGCCGGCGCCCTCGCGAAGGTCATCGTCGAAGCCGGGCAGCAGTACGGAACCAACTCGGCGCTCGCGGGCCACACGGTGAACATGGAATTTGTTTCCGCCAACCCCACCGGGCCCCTCCATATCGGGCACACCCGCTGGGCTGCGTTGGGCGACTCCATCGCCCGTGTGCTGCGCGCCTCAGGTGCAGATGTCACGGCCGAGTACTACATTAACGACGCCGGCACCCAGATGAACGTGTTCGCGAACTCCGTGTACTCCCGGTTGCACGGCCTCCCCGTTCCCGACGGCGGCTACCCCGGCCAGTACATTGCAGACCTGGGCCACGAGGTCATGACCGAGCACCCCGATATCCGCGAACTCACCGAAGTTGCGGCAGTCCCGGTGATCCGGGCGGCCGCCTACAAGGCACAGATGAAGGACATCAAGAAGACGCTCGCGGAGTTCGGCGTCGAATTCGATGTGTTCTTCTCAGAGCAGGAACTGCACGACGCCGGAGCCATCGAAAGTGCCGTGGCCCGCCTTCGCGAGCAGGGCCACGTGTTCGACGAGGGCGGCGCAGTCTGGCTGCGGACCACCGACTTCGGTGACGACAAGGACCGGGTGATGATCCGCGCCAACGGCGAGCCCACCTACTTCGCGGCGGACGCCGCCTACTACCTCTCGAAGAAGGACCGGGGCTTCACCGAGAAGATTTACCTGCTCGGCGCCGACCACCACGGCTACATCAACCGGTTGAAGGCTATTGCAGCCTGCGCAGGGGACGATCCCGAGAAGAACATCGAAGTGCTGATCGGCCAGCTGGTATCCGTCAACGGCGCCAAGCTGTCCAAGCGCGCCGGAAACATCATCGAGCTCAAGGACCTGATCGACTGGCTGGGGAAGGACGCGGTCCGCTATTCCCTGGCCCGTTTCCCGGCAGACTCACCGCTCACCCTTGACCCGGAGCTGCTGAAGAAGCACAGCAACGAGAACCCCGTGTTCTACGTGCAGTACGCACACGCACGCTCCCGCGGCGCAGCCCGCAACGCGGTCGCTGCCGGCGTGGACCGTTCCGCGTTCGAAGCCTCGCTGCTTGACCATGCAACGGAAAACGAACTGCTCTCGTACCTGGGCAGCTACCCCTCGATCGTCGCCAAGGCTGCGGAGCTGCGCGAACCGCACCGCGTGGCCCGGCACCTGGAACTGATCGCCGGCGCCTACCACCGCTGGTACGACGCCTGCCGCATCGCACCCATGGGCGATGAGCCAGTGACCGACGTCAACCGCACGCGGCTGTGGCTTAACGATGCCACCAGCCAGGTGCTGGCCAACGGCCTTGACCTGCTTGGCGTTTCCGCGCCGGAACGGATGTGA
- a CDS encoding FMN-binding protein: MRPSVRKSVYAGIAGLSLAGTVAGCAPSANESAPASTGGSAAETSAAAPAAGESPLATSGSEYKDGTYSADGNYVSPNGTETVGVQLTLASGTVTDVQITQHPSNPNTRKFQGEFAGGIAEQVVGKNIDDINVSKVAGSSLTSGGFNQALEQIKSEAQ, encoded by the coding sequence ATGAGACCCTCAGTACGCAAGAGTGTTTACGCCGGCATCGCCGGCCTGTCCCTGGCCGGAACGGTGGCCGGCTGTGCACCGTCCGCCAATGAAAGCGCCCCTGCTTCAACCGGCGGCAGTGCTGCGGAAACCTCAGCTGCCGCCCCTGCAGCGGGTGAGTCCCCGCTTGCCACCAGCGGCTCCGAATACAAGGACGGCACCTACAGCGCCGATGGCAACTACGTGTCGCCCAACGGCACCGAGACTGTAGGCGTCCAATTGACTTTGGCTTCGGGCACTGTGACGGACGTCCAAATCACCCAGCACCCCTCCAACCCCAATACCCGCAAGTTCCAGGGCGAGTTTGCCGGCGGCATCGCCGAGCAGGTGGTGGGCAAGAACATTGACGACATCAACGTCTCCAAGGTTGCCGGTTCATCCCTTACCAGCGGTGGCTTCAACCAGGCTTTGGAACAGATCAAGTCGGAGGCGCAGTAG
- a CDS encoding FAD:protein FMN transferase, which translates to MPDGGWQDFSFDGIGTRWDISTPVLLGPSLQARLLARVEKFDADWSRFRSDSLVMAMARTPGRYHFPAEADQLGELYRTLYGITGGAMTPLVGASLERLGYDAAYSLRPAGPPLPAPAWEGVLDWSGTTITATAPVVLDIGAAGKGLLVDLLATELAAEGVDTFVIDGSGDLLARGPQSIPVGLEHPYRPEQAIGVVPLSGRALCASAANRRAWGDGLHHVLDGMTGQPVRTAVATWALADTAVLADALATALFFVPGAELQETFQFSWLTVFSDGSAAYSEEFEGTLFT; encoded by the coding sequence GTGCCGGACGGGGGCTGGCAGGATTTCTCATTCGACGGGATCGGAACACGCTGGGACATCTCCACGCCTGTGCTGCTCGGGCCGTCCCTGCAGGCACGCCTCCTTGCAAGGGTTGAAAAGTTCGACGCCGACTGGTCCCGTTTCCGGAGCGATTCCCTGGTCATGGCGATGGCACGGACTCCAGGCCGCTATCACTTCCCGGCAGAAGCGGACCAGCTCGGGGAGCTGTACCGGACTCTGTACGGAATCACCGGCGGTGCAATGACGCCGCTGGTCGGCGCCAGCCTGGAGCGCCTGGGCTACGACGCTGCCTACTCGCTTCGCCCGGCAGGTCCCCCGCTGCCGGCGCCGGCTTGGGAGGGGGTACTGGACTGGTCCGGCACCACCATCACTGCCACGGCTCCAGTTGTGCTCGATATTGGCGCTGCCGGCAAGGGCCTGCTGGTGGATCTGCTGGCCACTGAATTGGCGGCTGAAGGCGTGGATACCTTCGTTATTGACGGCAGCGGCGACCTGCTGGCGCGGGGACCTCAGTCCATTCCCGTGGGCCTGGAGCACCCGTACCGCCCGGAGCAGGCCATCGGCGTGGTGCCGCTGTCTGGGCGGGCGCTGTGCGCTTCTGCGGCGAACCGGCGTGCCTGGGGTGACGGGCTCCATCATGTGCTGGACGGAATGACCGGCCAGCCGGTCCGGACCGCAGTGGCCACGTGGGCACTTGCAGACACTGCCGTTTTGGCCGACGCCCTGGCCACGGCGCTCTTCTTTGTGCCCGGCGCCGAGCTCCAGGAAACATTCCAGTTCTCGTGGCTGACGGTATTTTCCGACGGCAGCGCCGCCTATTCCGAAGAATTCGAAGGGACACTCTTCACATGA
- a CDS encoding ferredoxin--NADP reductase → MSPVETPKAGPAPSVAGRLDTMLGRFTMYRLILLVLAALAAYSLLLDVLGWLTFGIPEMLAHLALCLGLTYASNRALAALFRVRPHSESSLITGLLLYFLFWPTFQAMDVAGVALACVLASASKYALAWRGRHIFNPAAIGAFVTGLTGLNIATWWAATPAMLWLLVPGVLLVIYRTRKLLMASVFTVVATSIITVELLRAGMTAGMGVYQALAQRPVLFFVGFMLTEPLTLPPRRWQQLALAAVVGVVFAVPYNLGFVANSPEAALLLGNLLAFLVGQRGGVKLRFAGSRVLTPSTTEFSFEPARPVRFLPGQYMELDLPHAKSDGKGRRRVFSLTGSPRERLLKFGVRTAEPLSAAKKALLALKPGDELTATSVGGDFVLPRDPQKPVLLIAAGIGITPFLSHLSSGGLRERDAVLLLLARSADEVAYADELRTSGIRVLVRLADGSAPPPDLAAAPGEGSRVDSEALKALVPDIADREVYVSGSPASVAALRRAARKAGAGRVHVDSFSGY, encoded by the coding sequence ATGAGCCCTGTTGAAACACCGAAGGCCGGTCCGGCTCCGTCCGTAGCCGGGCGCCTGGACACCATGCTTGGCCGGTTCACCATGTACCGGCTTATCCTGCTTGTCCTCGCAGCCCTTGCCGCCTACAGCCTGCTGTTGGATGTCCTCGGCTGGCTCACTTTCGGGATCCCCGAGATGCTGGCGCACCTGGCCCTGTGCCTTGGCCTGACATACGCCTCCAACCGGGCACTGGCAGCACTGTTCCGCGTACGGCCACACTCCGAGTCCTCCTTGATTACCGGGCTGCTGCTCTACTTCCTCTTTTGGCCGACCTTCCAGGCCATGGACGTGGCTGGAGTTGCCTTGGCGTGCGTGCTGGCTTCGGCATCTAAGTATGCCCTTGCCTGGCGCGGCCGGCACATCTTCAACCCCGCCGCCATTGGCGCCTTTGTCACCGGCCTTACCGGACTGAACATCGCCACGTGGTGGGCGGCCACGCCGGCAATGTTATGGCTGCTGGTTCCGGGCGTACTGCTGGTCATCTACAGGACCAGGAAGCTCCTGATGGCCTCGGTGTTTACCGTTGTTGCCACATCGATCATCACCGTTGAGCTTCTTCGGGCCGGCATGACCGCAGGGATGGGTGTCTACCAGGCGCTGGCCCAGCGGCCGGTGCTCTTCTTCGTGGGATTCATGCTCACTGAACCCCTAACGCTGCCACCGCGCCGGTGGCAGCAGTTGGCGCTGGCAGCTGTAGTGGGTGTGGTGTTTGCAGTGCCGTACAACCTGGGCTTCGTCGCCAATTCACCCGAGGCCGCATTGTTGCTGGGCAATCTCCTGGCTTTCCTGGTGGGCCAGCGCGGAGGCGTGAAGCTGCGGTTCGCAGGGAGCCGGGTGCTGACGCCAAGCACCACCGAGTTCTCGTTCGAGCCCGCCAGGCCGGTGCGGTTCCTCCCGGGGCAATACATGGAGCTGGACCTGCCGCATGCCAAGTCGGACGGGAAAGGCCGACGCCGCGTGTTCAGCTTGACCGGTTCGCCCAGGGAACGCCTTCTGAAGTTCGGAGTTCGGACCGCCGAACCACTGTCCGCCGCCAAAAAAGCGCTGCTGGCACTGAAGCCTGGCGACGAGCTGACGGCCACGTCAGTGGGCGGAGACTTCGTCCTCCCCCGCGATCCCCAGAAGCCAGTGTTGCTCATTGCGGCCGGGATTGGCATCACGCCCTTCCTTTCGCACCTGTCCTCCGGCGGACTCCGGGAACGCGACGCCGTCCTCCTGCTCCTGGCCAGGAGTGCCGACGAGGTGGCCTACGCGGACGAACTCCGGACGTCGGGCATCCGTGTCCTGGTCCGGCTCGCCGACGGATCGGCACCCCCACCAGATCTGGCCGCTGCTCCGGGTGAAGGGTCAAGGGTGGACTCGGAAGCGCTGAAAGCACTTGTTCCGGACATAGCCGACCGCGAAGTGTATGTCTCCGGCTCACCTGCCAGTGTCGCTGCACTGCGCCGTGCCGCCCGCAAAGCGGGGGCGGGCCGGGTACACGTTGATTCTTTCTCCGGGTACTGA
- a CDS encoding HNH endonuclease signature motif containing protein produces the protein MIQRLQLSYTNNLTPPLEAQVAAIKAWDAAESIELHQAMTPPEASAQDRAYGEMSAVEEIAGVLTISSGAAGAFVHQSRRLCSLPPALDALASGAVSWQHARIIADETEGLGPAGAAALVAHFLDPDAPNPARGAAPGELVPSRFRAKVRTWRERHHPESLEKRHTKAVTDRRVEHCPDRDGTAWISAYLPADTASAIWNRTNALARGKQGPDETRTLTQLRADEFATMLLRPGPALNARAGESGPRGGERGSDDMIGLASLAGAGDVHENPGPDCAAGTAGNGARPNPGKVPAPRADVLVTVPVFSLLGLTDEPAILDGHGPIPASMARKLVTDGTNSFYRVLVDPRDGAPLEIGRKNYRLPEAVKRWLRMRDGKYTFPGCTNHTLDNETDHLLAWHHGGTTGVSNLGQACPKHHRLKHASTWTPTPATKNEPPGWTSPTGRHYTSEHQDREPPHWPASLSELWPESDSADLDGVFNLDFPEAFAMPNGLELPEDLDVPEDPWVPESELPRDPFPDWQLWGAFDECNA, from the coding sequence ATCATCCAGCGACTACAGCTCTCCTACACAAACAATCTGACACCCCCGCTGGAAGCGCAGGTCGCCGCAATCAAGGCCTGGGACGCGGCGGAGAGCATCGAACTGCACCAGGCCATGACCCCGCCGGAGGCCTCCGCGCAGGACCGGGCCTACGGCGAAATGTCAGCGGTTGAGGAGATCGCCGGCGTACTGACCATCAGCTCAGGAGCCGCCGGGGCGTTCGTCCACCAGTCACGCCGGCTGTGCTCGCTGCCGCCAGCCCTGGACGCACTCGCTTCCGGGGCGGTGTCGTGGCAGCACGCGAGGATCATCGCCGACGAGACCGAGGGCCTCGGTCCCGCCGGCGCGGCCGCCCTGGTGGCGCATTTCCTGGACCCGGACGCACCCAACCCCGCACGCGGAGCCGCACCCGGTGAGCTGGTGCCCTCACGGTTCCGGGCAAAGGTGCGGACCTGGCGCGAACGCCACCACCCCGAATCCCTCGAAAAACGCCACACCAAGGCCGTCACCGACCGGCGGGTCGAACACTGCCCGGACCGTGACGGAACGGCCTGGATCTCCGCCTACCTCCCGGCCGACACCGCATCGGCCATCTGGAACCGCACCAACGCCCTCGCCCGCGGCAAGCAGGGCCCGGACGAAACCCGCACCCTCACCCAGTTGCGCGCCGACGAATTCGCCACCATGCTCCTCCGGCCAGGACCCGCACTCAACGCCCGGGCAGGGGAAAGCGGCCCCCGGGGCGGGGAGCGCGGATCCGACGACATGATCGGGCTGGCCTCACTGGCAGGAGCCGGGGACGTACATGAGAACCCGGGCCCTGATTGCGCCGCGGGCACTGCAGGCAACGGCGCGCGTCCGAATCCCGGAAAGGTCCCCGCACCAAGGGCGGACGTGCTGGTCACCGTTCCGGTGTTTTCCCTGCTCGGCCTCACCGACGAACCCGCCATACTCGACGGGCACGGACCCATCCCCGCCTCCATGGCCCGGAAACTGGTCACGGACGGAACCAACTCCTTCTACCGGGTCCTGGTTGACCCGAGAGACGGGGCACCGCTGGAGATCGGCCGCAAGAACTACCGGCTGCCCGAAGCTGTGAAGCGCTGGCTGCGGATGCGGGACGGAAAATACACCTTCCCCGGCTGCACCAACCACACCCTGGACAACGAAACCGACCACCTCCTCGCCTGGCACCACGGCGGGACCACCGGGGTCAGCAACCTCGGCCAGGCCTGCCCCAAACACCACCGGCTCAAACACGCCAGCACCTGGACCCCCACCCCAGCCACCAAAAACGAACCACCAGGCTGGACCTCCCCCACCGGCCGGCACTACACCAGCGAACACCAGGACCGGGAACCACCACACTGGCCGGCATCGCTGAGTGAACTGTGGCCAGAATCTGATTCCGCGGACCTGGACGGTGTGTTCAATCTGGACTTTCCTGAAGCTTTCGCCATGCCTAATGGGCTGGAACTGCCGGAAGACCTGGATGTGCCTGAAGATCCGTGGGTTCCGGAAAGCGAGCTGCCACGGGACCCTTTCCCGGACTGGCAGCTGTGGGGGGCCTTTGACGAGTGCAACGCGTAG
- a CDS encoding M4 family metallopeptidase, which translates to MHVPFCSIVPPYLLRRLARQHEPQFSAAARAAREALGHVESFHSSRMQAMPDVPSGLRHAKPGPSNRTIYDAGGSETLPGKLARKEGEPATGDTATDEAYDGLGHTHRLYADVFGRNSIDGRGLRLDATVHFGKLYDNAFWDGTQMVFGDGDGEVFERFTASLSVIGHELAHGVTQYSAALAYRNQAGALNESMSDVFGALVEQYVKNQAAAEASWLIGEGLFTAEVEGDALRSMKAPGTAYDDDVLGKDPQPDSMDSYVRTSADNGGVHINSGIPNRAFYLVAESLGGNAWDAPGRIWYETLTGGSLPATATFSVFARATASAAVELFGSDSKEHDAVRQAWETVKVKL; encoded by the coding sequence ATGCACGTTCCGTTCTGTTCCATCGTTCCGCCCTACCTGCTGAGGCGGCTGGCCAGGCAGCATGAGCCACAATTTTCTGCTGCCGCCAGGGCTGCGAGGGAAGCCCTGGGCCATGTCGAGTCCTTCCACTCATCACGAATGCAGGCCATGCCGGACGTTCCTTCCGGTCTTCGCCATGCCAAACCGGGCCCGTCCAATCGCACCATCTATGACGCGGGCGGCTCCGAAACCCTTCCCGGAAAACTTGCGCGGAAGGAGGGCGAACCTGCTACCGGTGACACCGCAACGGATGAAGCGTACGACGGGCTGGGGCACACCCACCGCCTCTATGCCGACGTCTTCGGCCGGAATTCCATCGACGGCCGGGGGCTCCGGCTGGATGCCACGGTGCACTTCGGCAAGCTGTATGACAACGCCTTTTGGGACGGGACCCAAATGGTCTTCGGTGACGGCGACGGCGAGGTCTTTGAGCGGTTCACAGCGTCCCTCAGCGTTATCGGCCACGAGCTGGCCCACGGCGTGACGCAGTATTCGGCTGCCCTCGCCTACCGGAACCAGGCAGGCGCCCTGAACGAATCAATGTCGGACGTGTTCGGCGCGCTGGTTGAGCAGTACGTGAAGAACCAGGCCGCGGCGGAAGCCAGCTGGCTCATTGGTGAAGGCCTTTTCACCGCCGAAGTGGAAGGGGACGCCCTGCGTTCCATGAAGGCTCCAGGAACCGCTTACGACGACGATGTGCTGGGCAAGGATCCGCAGCCGGACTCCATGGACTCCTATGTCCGGACCAGTGCGGATAACGGCGGTGTCCACATCAACTCCGGCATCCCCAACCGCGCCTTTTACCTCGTGGCGGAGTCGCTGGGCGGGAACGCCTGGGATGCCCCCGGCCGTATCTGGTACGAAACCCTGACCGGCGGTTCACTGCCCGCTACAGCAACTTTCAGCGTCTTCGCACGGGCCACCGCCTCTGCTGCCGTGGAGCTCTTCGGTTCAGATTCAAAAGAGCATGACGCCGTGCGGCAGGCGTGGGAAACTGTGAAGGTCAAGCTGTAA
- a CDS encoding protealysin inhibitor emfourin — MKISVERTGGIAAMTRVWTVDAQSETAINQWQPIVEACPWDAVPRTPRAAATEFAGNQPDRFIYSIRAGERRAALPERAVTGPWRVLVDRTRAAAQESRNGQGNPSTR, encoded by the coding sequence ATGAAAATCAGCGTGGAACGCACCGGTGGTATTGCCGCGATGACGAGGGTATGGACCGTCGACGCCCAGTCGGAAACCGCCATCAACCAGTGGCAACCGATCGTCGAAGCATGCCCGTGGGATGCCGTGCCCAGGACGCCCCGGGCGGCGGCCACAGAGTTTGCCGGCAACCAGCCCGACAGGTTCATCTACTCAATCCGTGCCGGAGAGCGCAGGGCAGCACTGCCGGAGAGGGCCGTGACAGGTCCGTGGCGGGTACTCGTGGACCGTACGCGCGCCGCCGCCCAGGAATCCCGTAACGGCCAGGGCAACCCTAGTACGCGCTGA
- a CDS encoding GlxA family transcriptional regulator: protein MLKTVAVIVVPNFSIFEFGTACEVFGIDRSERGTGVPAFDFRVCTPDPGDVQLKSGLSMNVSLGLDATKDADLVIMAPFGRDQELPESLLESLQAAHARGAWVMSICSGVFALARAGLLAGRRCTTHWHYSNELAVTYPDVQVDENVLYVQDGTLISSAGTAAGIDACLHLVRVELGAHVAAAIARDMVVPPHRDGGQAQFIDRPMPTCGSAPMEELLRWMVQNLDREHTVNELAARVHMSARTFARRFRSETGATPAAWLNSQRVLRAQELLESTDLNIDEVAREAGFGHPVLLRHHFAKVLDTSPQSYRRAFRGQLAEVG, encoded by the coding sequence ATGCTGAAAACAGTAGCCGTGATCGTGGTGCCCAACTTCTCGATCTTCGAGTTCGGGACCGCCTGTGAGGTGTTCGGAATTGACCGGTCCGAGCGGGGCACGGGTGTCCCCGCCTTTGATTTCCGTGTGTGCACACCTGACCCGGGCGACGTCCAGCTGAAGTCCGGGCTGTCGATGAACGTCAGCCTGGGGCTGGACGCCACCAAAGACGCCGACTTGGTCATCATGGCGCCCTTCGGCCGGGACCAGGAACTGCCGGAGTCATTGCTTGAATCCCTTCAGGCTGCCCATGCCAGGGGAGCGTGGGTGATGTCCATCTGCTCGGGAGTCTTCGCGCTGGCCCGTGCCGGCCTGCTGGCTGGTCGTCGCTGCACTACCCATTGGCACTACTCAAACGAGCTGGCCGTAACCTATCCGGACGTCCAGGTGGATGAAAACGTCCTTTACGTGCAGGATGGCACCCTCATTTCTTCGGCGGGAACTGCCGCGGGCATCGACGCCTGCCTCCATCTGGTGCGCGTGGAACTGGGCGCGCATGTGGCTGCCGCAATCGCACGGGATATGGTGGTCCCGCCGCACCGCGACGGGGGGCAGGCCCAGTTTATCGACCGTCCAATGCCCACCTGCGGCTCTGCTCCGATGGAGGAACTGCTGCGCTGGATGGTTCAGAACCTGGACCGTGAGCACACGGTGAACGAACTGGCGGCCCGCGTGCACATGTCCGCCAGGACGTTTGCCAGGCGGTTCCGTTCGGAGACAGGCGCCACTCCGGCTGCCTGGCTCAATTCGCAGCGTGTGCTTCGCGCCCAGGAGCTGCTCGAATCCACGGACCTGAACATTGATGAGGTGGCCAGGGAAGCCGGCTTCGGGCACCCGGTCCTGCTGCGGCACCACTTTGCCAAGGTCCTCGACACCAGCCCGCAGTCCTACCGCCGGGCCTTCCGAGGCCAGCTGGCGGAGGTGGGTTAG